A genomic stretch from Engraulis encrasicolus isolate BLACKSEA-1 chromosome 12, IST_EnEncr_1.0, whole genome shotgun sequence includes:
- the LOC134460176 gene encoding protocadherin-20, translating to MVSGKRVHRLISRGEIQGLCVLLLYTSPLSCFSNFSPLIYKIKEGSPKGTLIGAIGADLHLDFSVDPPLLFNLAQKKSSVAQYVELNNTTGELFTSAVPMDRESLCAEHGEGHHQSCSLPLDVFILPQQYFQLAKVRIVVEDVNDNRPRFPSDEIRLTVPENAPVNARFAVEQSAVDPDLGVNGVQTYWLVNDFGVFTLDVEENEGGELTPFLIVTESLDREQQSEYVTDIIAEDGGTPPLLGTATLRIVISDINDNCPKFSKSQVNVTVYGNATRGTQLARLHAYDPDQGANAQITYTYSERITTDTRNLFHLDAATGVIKLAGKIDNGNTNNAKLYKLTVLANGPACIPDVATVTIHIIRVVSGPPLLAPRYIAAERDGVVTLKESEPAFTPVAFYTVKNADPRQRLECLLEGFGPFRLTPYERVKNEYLLETTEALDYETQQEYELTIVGLSPHGVAMKTVVRVQVEDENDNAPVFKQSLLEIFVEENNAPNTFLAKLQASDADSGSRGEVVYLLGSDAPGMFHLDRQTGVLTVATSLDREEKETYRFMVRAVDRGSPRKESIATVIVTVQDRNDNSPRFINKDFTFFVPENFPGFGEIGVLSVTDADAGENGWVALSILNGSDIFVIDTGRGALRARTSLDREQQGTYYLWIEAVDGGKPALSCVTMVTVLLLDVNDNPPIVLFPQSNQSYMLVLPSTLPGTSITEVYAVDRDTGMNAVIVYSIVKRLGGGEPGSFDIDPNTGNITLRKTLSDRGLYSLLVKVSDHGQPEPLHATVMVNLFVNETVSNESYIQSLLLRQTTVEIEDSSALRESRQWIPDRQVFPCQPVLIGLSATCLGLFIMVVSLSVYVSCRKLRKHKKKRLGVEIPLKMNGDMQAVDRKLMEISNI from the exons ATGGTCAGCGGCAAGCGAGTCCACCGCCTTATATCCAGAGGAGAGATACAG GGTTTGTGCGTTCTCCTGCTTTACACCAGCCCTCTGTCCTGCTTTTCAAATTTCAGCCCTCTCATCTATAAGATAAAAGAAGGCTCACCCAAGGGGACTCTAATAGGGGCCATTGGAGCCGACCTGCATTTGGATTTCTCAGTCGATCCTCCCCTCTTGTTCAATCTGGCGCAGAAGAAGAGCAGTGTGGCGCAGTATGTGGAGCTGAACAACACTACCGGGGAGCTGTTCACGTCGGCCGTGCCGATGgacagagagagcctgtgtgcaGAGCACGGTGAGGGTCACCACCAGAGCTGCTCGCTGCCGCTGGACGTGTTCATCCTGCCCCAGCAGTACTTCCAGCTGGCGAAGGTCAGGATCGTGGTCGAGGACGTGAACGACAACCGGCCGCGGTTCCCCTCGGACGAGATCCGGCTCACCGTGCCCGAGAATGCGCCAGTCAACGCTCGCTTCGCCGTCGAGCAGTCGGCCGTGGACCCGGACCTGGGCGTGAACGGCGTGCAGACCTACTGGCTGGTCAACGACTTTGGCGTGTTCACGCTGGACGTGGAGGAGAACGAGGGGGGCGAGCTCACGCCGTTCCTCATCGTGACGGAGTCTCTGGACAGGGAGCAGCAGTCCGAGTACGTGACGGACATCATCGCGGAGGACGGCGGGACGCCGCCGCTCCTGGGCACCGCCACGCTGCGCATCGTCATCTCTGACATCAACGACAACTGCCCCAAGTTCAGCAAGTCGCAGGTGAACGTCACCGTGTACGGGAACGCCACGCGGGGCACCCAGCTGGCCCGACTGCACGCCTACGACCCGGACCAGGGCGCCAACGCGCAGATCACCTACACCTACAGCGAGCGCATCACCACGGACACAAGAAACCTGTTCCACCTGGACGCGGCGACGGGCGTGATCAAGCTGGCGGGGAAGATTGACAACGGTAACACTAACAACGCCAAGCTCTACAAGCTGACCGTGCTGGCCAACGGCCCGGCGTGCATCCCTGACGTCGCCACGGTGACCATACACATCATCCGGGTGGTGTCGGGGCCGCCGTTGCTCGCGCCGCGCTACATTGCGGCCGAGCGGGACGGCGTGGTGACCCTGAAAGAGTCTGAGCCGGCATTCACGCCCGTCGCCTTCTACACGGTGAAGAACGCCGACCCGCGCCAGAGGCTGGAGTGTTTGCTTGAAGGGTTCGGCCCGTTCAGACTCACGCCTTACGAGCGGGTGAAAAACGAGTACCTGCTGGAGACCACGGAGGCGCTGGATTACGAGACGCAGCAGGAGTACGAGCTCACCATCGTGGGCCTGAGCCCGCACGGCGTGGCCATGAAGACGGTGGTGAGGGTCCAGGTGGAGGACGAGAACGACAACGCCCCCGTCTTCAAGCAGTCTCTCTTGGAGATCTTCGTGGAGGAGAACAACGCGCCCAACACCTTCCTCGCCAAGCTGCAGGCCTCGGACGCGGACAGCGGCAGCCGGGGCGAGGTGGTCTACCTGCTGGGCTCCGACGCACCCGGCATGTTCCACCTGGACCGCCAGACCGGCGTCCTGACCGTCGCCACCTCCCTGGACCGGGAGGAGAAGGAGACCTACCGCTTCATGGTGCGGGCGGTGGATCGCGGCTCGCCCCGCAAAGAGAGCATCGCCACCGTCATCGTGACCGTGCAGGACCGCAACGACAACAGCCCGCGCTTCATCAACAAGGACTTCACCTTCTTCGTGCCCGAGAACTTCCCGGGCTTCGGCGAGATCGGCGTGCTGTCGGTGACGGACGCGGACGCCGGCGAGAACGGCTGGGTGGCCCTGTCCATCCTGAACGGCAGCGACATCTTCGTCATCGACACGGGCCGCGGCGCGCTGCGCGCCAGGACCTCTCTGGACCGCGAGCAGCAGGGGACCTACTACCTGTGGATCGAGGCCGTGGACGGGGGCAAGCCCGCCCTCTCCTGCGTCACCATGGTGACCGTGCTGCTCCTGGACGTCAACGACAACCCGCCCATCGTCCTCTTCCCCCAGTCCAACCAGTCCTACATGCTGGTGCTGCCCAGTACCCTGCCGGGCACCTCCATCACCGAGGTGTACGCGGTGGACCGGGACACGGGCATGAACGCGGTGATCGTGTACAGCATCGTCAAGCGGCTGGGCGGCGGAGAGCCGGGGTCCTTTGACATCGACCCCAACACGGGCAACATCACCCTGCGCAAGACCCTCAGCGACCGCGGCCTCTACAGCCTCCTGGTGAAGGTGAGCGATCACGGCCAGCCCGAGCCGCTGCACGCCACCGTCATGGTCAACCTGTTTGTCAACGAGACCGTCAGCAACGAGAGCTACATCCAGAGTCTGCTCTTGCGGCAGACCACGGTGGAGATCGAGGACAGCTCGGCACTGCGGGAATCCCGGCAGTGGATCCCGGATCGGCAGGTGTTTCCCTGTCAGCCGGTGTTGATCGGGCTGTCGGCGACCTGCCTGGGGCTTTTCATCATGGTAGTGTCACTGTCGGTGTACGTCAGCTGTAGAAAGCTGCGGAAGCATAAAAAGAAGCGGCTGGGAGTGGAGATACCCTTGAAAATGAACGGTGACATGCAAGCAGTGGACCGGAAACTCATGGAGATTTCCAACATATGA